One part of the Nostoc sp. PCC 7120 = FACHB-418 genome encodes these proteins:
- a CDS encoding ABC transporter substrate-binding protein: protein MKKSWWQFLGLVMAIAIAIVAYHSWQVQSSSSASAPVTVKLSGWGGSPVEQKLLKQVLQDFEAQHPHIKVKYEVISDQYMDVIKTRLIGEAAPDVFYLDALEAPFLMSQNVLEPLDNYITPEFDLSDFEANLLDNFKYQNHIYGFPKDYSTLALFYNKKAFAAAGLSSPPATWTELRTYSQQLTGKLNKYGFGEAPELARQVYKIKAFGGEVINQNGYATFASEAGLRGFQLVIDQYQKDKSSAQKSDVGTNSGSEMFGQEKVAMVIEGNWAIPYLQETFPQLEFATAQLPTINNKKGTMVFTVAYVMSKQSQHKAEAWELISYLTGKAGMQKWTSTGFALPTRKSVSQKFGYEQDPLRSPLVAGVDDATPWQVGKYPAPIVNNFDNQFVSALLGQQPLKQAMLRAQNQANKQIRAME, encoded by the coding sequence ATGAAAAAAAGTTGGTGGCAATTTTTGGGATTAGTGATGGCGATCGCGATCGCCATTGTTGCTTACCATAGTTGGCAAGTGCAAAGTTCGTCTTCAGCATCTGCCCCAGTCACTGTTAAACTCAGTGGCTGGGGTGGTTCTCCAGTGGAGCAAAAACTATTGAAACAGGTTTTGCAAGACTTTGAAGCACAGCATCCACACATCAAGGTCAAATATGAGGTGATTTCTGACCAATATATGGATGTGATCAAAACCCGCTTGATTGGAGAAGCTGCGCCTGATGTCTTCTACTTGGATGCCCTGGAGGCTCCTTTTTTGATGAGCCAGAATGTGCTGGAACCACTGGATAATTACATCACTCCTGAATTTGACTTAAGTGACTTTGAAGCTAATCTCCTAGATAACTTTAAATATCAGAACCATATCTACGGTTTTCCTAAGGATTATTCTACCTTGGCGCTGTTTTATAACAAAAAAGCCTTTGCTGCTGCTGGTTTGAGCAGTCCCCCAGCGACGTGGACAGAATTACGCACCTACTCCCAGCAATTAACAGGTAAACTCAACAAGTATGGCTTTGGGGAAGCACCGGAATTAGCCCGTCAAGTTTACAAAATTAAAGCTTTTGGTGGAGAAGTTATCAATCAGAATGGTTATGCTACCTTTGCCAGTGAAGCTGGTTTAAGGGGATTTCAATTAGTGATAGACCAGTATCAAAAAGATAAATCATCTGCTCAAAAATCTGACGTAGGGACAAACTCAGGTAGTGAGATGTTCGGTCAGGAGAAAGTGGCAATGGTAATTGAAGGTAATTGGGCGATTCCATATTTACAAGAAACCTTTCCGCAATTGGAGTTTGCAACTGCACAATTACCAACGATTAATAACAAGAAAGGCACAATGGTATTTACTGTTGCTTATGTGATGAGTAAGCAATCACAGCATAAAGCCGAAGCGTGGGAATTAATTTCCTATCTCACAGGTAAAGCCGGAATGCAGAAATGGACAAGTACAGGCTTTGCTTTACCTACACGCAAATCAGTATCTCAAAAATTTGGATATGAGCAAGACCCATTGCGATCGCCTTTAGTTGCCGGTGTTGATGATGCTACACCCTGGCAGGTTGGTAAATACCCAGCGCCAATTGTGAATAATTTTGATAATCAATTTGTCAGTGCCTTACTGGGACAACAACCCTTAAAACAGGCGATGCTAAGGGCGCAGAATCAAGCAAATAAGCAAATTAGAGCAATGGAGTGA